The region TCTTTGAATCTGCATAGTAACGAAACATGTGATCATCTTCCTTACAAAAAATGGGGAGATAAACAACACTCCTTCATCCAAAGATTGCATAGTAAAGACAATGAACTTTAGCAACTAAAATATACCTCAAGTTGTTCATGAAGCCGCTTCTGGAGTTCCATCTGTAACCGCAATGCTTCGGTAATGCCCTTAGGCCTGCATAATAACAACCCAAAGTATGTTTCTAAACATTAATGTTTCATCTCAATGAAACTCAAGTGATAGGAATAGCATCAAATATTGGAAATGAGGTCAACAGTTATCATATCATAGCAAACACTAGATCTGTATGAATCAGTTTAGGTCATATCTTTGTCATAGTTTACATATTAAATTCAAATACGTATAATTCTAGCCAACACAAATTATCTTATTTTATATGTCCTTTTACAATCAATATCAATGAAGTATTAATGTAGTTTTTTCTATTATACTCTTTACTATTACTCTTCCCTTTTCCAACTCTTGTAATTGCTCTTTCTCATACCAAAAAAAAGGACAATTTTATAAAGTAAGTTGTAACTCCTTTTTCTCATGCAAAATTAATTATGTTTCTTGTTCATATTTCATTTGCTTAAGTGACACATATTTTAGGATGAAGGCTATAAATGACAAGTTATATCGGGTCAGAATTACACATTGACACTCTGCTCTATGTACACAATTTAGGGATGTCATTGTCACCAAAAAAGGGTCAATCAATACAAAACAAATAATTTCTAGATAAGTTGGGAAGGGAACTCACGTTTTTAAGTCTATAGGCGGCATTTCTTCAATTGAAGTCAACTTCTCTGGAATTTCTGTATGTAGTAAAGAAAATGTCAATCATACCGGTAACCTCAGATTTATCCACAATAAAGTTGGTGCAAATCCATGTGATTATTAAGTGTATCTAAACCCTAAAGAGAACAGGCAACAATACAGAACAGCTGGTTTGACTATCCTGATGTTACAAGAATTAAGGGATCAAGGTTCAAACCCTGGTGGAAAAACTTAGGAAGCCCTAAAACATAGATATAAATAAAAAACCATCTGGTTATATGAACATTAAATTTCCATATATATACTTGCACATACCTTCTGATGCTTCCGGTTTGTATCTGGCAGTTCTATATTTCTGAAATTAAAAGAACAATAATTCATTAAAAACCTTTGACTAAAACACACACTTATAAAGGAGCTCTTGAGTAAAgaagaaaaatataaaaatgtACCTGGAGGTGGCTTTTCACATGATAGATGGTAAGGCCCTCAACTTTCATCAGGTTCAAGACACCCTTTGGCGTGGCCTCTGCATACGAACACCATGAGATAACAAGGAAAATCTGTAATCAGAAGGACAAGAAGCCCAAAATTAAGAAGTGAACATACTCTCACTACCACCAAGCTGATTGACGGCTTCCACAAAGGCCTCGTGAAGTTCGGGAGTCCAACGCATTCTAGGCTTAGATTGTGATGTAGTCGATCCAGAAGAATTAGGAAAAACATTAACTTCATTAGATGGTACATACTGCTGCAGTGAAACTTGAGTCTCCTGCATCAAGAGAAAATGGTGCATTTGTACATTTGGCCATCTTAGGGATTAAAACAAGGAACTAAAAATAGACTTTATGGACTAGAAGAATTAGGAAGAACATTAACTTCATTAGATGGAACATACTGCTGCAGTGAAACTTGAGTCTCCTGCACTGAAAATTGAGTCTCCTGCAACAAGAGAAAATGGTACATTTGTACATTTAGCCATCTTAGGGATTAAAACAAGGAATTAAAAATAGACTTTATGGACTAGAAGAATTAGGAAGAACATTAACTTCATTAGATGGAACATACTGCTGCAGTGAAACTTGAGTCTCCTGCACTGAAATTTGAGCCTCCTGCAACAAGAGAAAATGGTACATTTGTACATTTAGCCATCTTAGGGATTAAAACAAAGAATTAAAGATAGAAGTTATCGACCAAGAGTTAAGTGTATTATAAACCAAAGAAGTACATAGAAATAGagaagagaaagagagagtgAGTCATTGAATTGTGAAATGTGAACTTTGTATATTGAAAGTTGGTTACAATGCTGTTGTAACAGATTACTTATAGTAAACCTAACTGTGATAGTTAGAGGCTTAACACTAAGCTAATACTCATAACTCTAATAAAGTGAAAATAAACAGTAgattttaaacaataaaaaaacaCATACAGGGCGAAAGGAAATAGGGAATGAACTAGATACACATTCTTATATGCATATGGCGATGATAGATGAATCTATTTTCTTTAAAGAAAATAAACCTAAATGCACTAAAGAAAATCATACTCGTGTTTATGTTATATCAACCTCAACTGGATAGTTACAAATAACTACACACATACCACTTGACCTGATTTTCATGTGCATCAGAAACTAGTTCATTCATAATAAATAACCATGATCCTTAACCATATAGCAGCAGGAGATGCCACCCACATATTCTAGAAGACTTAACAGATAGGAGCAAGCACTTTGAAACCTGGTAGTACAAATTAAAATCAACTTAAAAATACAAACCTCTGCTGCTGTTGGTTCTGCCATATTATTATCACCGAGAAGTTCATTCCAATCTGGATGAAGAGAATCATCATCAACTTGCATTAACTGATCAACCCACTCCTTGAACTCCGTTGTTTTGGCATTTCCACCCAAGACGTTAGAAGCACTGTACTCCACATGATCATTCTGGAT is a window of Lathyrus oleraceus cultivar Zhongwan6 chromosome 6, CAAS_Psat_ZW6_1.0, whole genome shotgun sequence DNA encoding:
- the LOC127093006 gene encoding protein PHR1-LIKE 1 isoform X2, encoding MSSSYPSSSMRTASINSNNRSAGHMFSNPAELLDNIPFPPASEMHSMPFPQESDAISWGTDLFEDMLPFPDNVPIQNDHVEYSASNVLGGNAKTTEFKEWVDQLMQVDDDSLHPDWNELLGDNNMAEPTAAEEAQISVQETQVSLQQYVPSNEETQVSLQQYVPSNEVNVFPNSSGSTTSQSKPRMRWTPELHEAFVEAVNQLGGSEKATPKGVLNLMKVEGLTIYHVKSHLQKYRTARYKPEASEEIPEKLTSIEEMPPIDLKTPKGITEALRLQMELQKRLHEQLEIQRKLQIQIENQGKHLQMMFEQQIKSGEPSAPSSSAALPSPVENLESSNEGHEKIGINYSTPDTSAKQKGDDAKVSDELDQLSTPPTKRVKTD
- the LOC127093006 gene encoding protein PHR1-LIKE 1 isoform X1; its protein translation is MSSSYPSSSMRTASINSNNRSAGHMFSNPAELLDNIPFPPASEMHSMPFPQESDAISWGTDLFEDMLPFPDNVPIQNDHVEYSASNVLGGNAKTTEFKEWVDQLMQVDDDSLHPDWNELLGDNNMAEPTAAEEAQISVQETQVSLQQYVPSNEETQFSVQETQVSLQQYVPSNEETQVSLQQYVPSNEVNVFPNSSGSTTSQSKPRMRWTPELHEAFVEAVNQLGGSEKATPKGVLNLMKVEGLTIYHVKSHLQKYRTARYKPEASEEIPEKLTSIEEMPPIDLKTPKGITEALRLQMELQKRLHEQLEIQRKLQIQIENQGKHLQMMFEQQIKSGEPSAPSSSAALPSPVENLESSNEGHEKIGINYSTPDTSAKQKGDDAKVSDELDQLSTPPTKRVKTD